A single genomic interval of Sinorhizobium garamanticum harbors:
- a CDS encoding efflux RND transporter periplasmic adaptor subunit: MIGPVSCIRLMLACLAGTAVLCVTSPSFSQQQGAGQATPPPAVVVEKVEVQQVSNPARFTARVEAIDAVDIRARVTGFLRAAEFTDGQAVKTGDTLFEIEPDQLEASVASARAQVARAEATRKSAERTLARNRDLFARNTVSRAVLDDAQAAFDVAAADALVAASALNTAELNLSYTRITAPISGSIGRAMFTVGNLVGPDSGSLARIVSLDPIRVAFAMTEGLLVTARQEEASGGPLDPGAFKLSLRLANGTEYDEAGRIEFVENEVDPQTGTVTARAVFPNPHHVLIPGQFVTLSIEEKEIPKLPVVPQTAVLQDREGRFVYLLGQNNTVSQRRIDTGARVSNGWAVTTGLNGGEQVVVQGIQRLAEGMTVQPSEGQPLDGGP, translated from the coding sequence ATGATCGGACCTGTTTCTTGCATTCGCCTGATGCTTGCCTGCCTGGCAGGGACTGCGGTCCTGTGCGTCACTTCGCCTTCATTTTCCCAGCAGCAGGGAGCAGGTCAGGCAACGCCGCCTCCTGCGGTCGTCGTCGAGAAGGTCGAGGTTCAGCAGGTAAGTAACCCCGCGCGGTTTACGGCGCGCGTCGAGGCGATCGATGCGGTGGACATCCGGGCGCGCGTCACCGGCTTTTTGCGTGCCGCGGAATTCACGGATGGCCAGGCCGTCAAAACCGGGGACACACTGTTTGAAATCGAGCCGGATCAACTCGAGGCCTCGGTCGCTTCGGCGCGGGCGCAGGTCGCGCGCGCGGAAGCGACGCGGAAATCGGCCGAAAGGACCCTTGCGCGCAATCGGGACCTCTTCGCCCGCAACACCGTTTCGCGGGCCGTGCTGGATGATGCCCAGGCCGCCTTCGATGTCGCCGCCGCGGACGCGCTGGTGGCCGCGTCGGCTCTGAACACTGCTGAACTCAACCTGTCCTATACCCGTATCACGGCGCCGATCTCCGGCAGCATCGGCCGCGCGATGTTCACGGTCGGCAACCTGGTCGGGCCCGATTCCGGTTCGCTGGCGCGAATCGTAAGTCTCGATCCGATTCGCGTGGCCTTTGCCATGACCGAGGGCCTGCTTGTCACTGCCCGGCAAGAGGAAGCAAGCGGAGGCCCGCTGGATCCGGGTGCATTCAAACTTTCGCTGCGTCTCGCGAACGGGACCGAATACGACGAGGCTGGTCGAATCGAGTTCGTCGAGAATGAGGTCGACCCGCAGACCGGAACAGTCACCGCTCGCGCGGTCTTTCCCAATCCTCATCACGTGCTGATCCCGGGACAGTTCGTCACCCTCTCCATAGAGGAGAAGGAGATACCCAAACTGCCGGTGGTACCGCAAACGGCGGTGTTGCAGGATCGCGAGGGGCGCTTCGTCTATCTGCTCGGCCAGAACAACACCGTCTCGCAACGGCGGATCGATACGGGCGCGCGTGTAAGCAACGGCTGGGCGGTTACTACGGGTCTCA